A window of Dehalococcoidales bacterium genomic DNA:
ATGAGGTTATCGCCTATGTTTCCCATAAATACGGTCAGGACCACGTTGCCCAGATTATTACCTTCGGTACTCTGGGTGCCCGGGCGGCCTTGCGGGATGTGGGGCGGGCTCTGGGGATGCCCTATGGCGAGGTTGACCGTGTCGCCCGGCTGATCCCCTTCGGGCCAGGAATGACCCTGGCTCAGGCGCAGAATGAAAACAGTGAGCTAGGGAATATTTACCGGGATGATGCTGCTATCCGTAAACTGATTGACGCCGCCAGGAGTGTCGAGGGTATTTCCCGTCATGCCAGCACTCATGCCGCCGGGGTTGTCATCGCTAAAGAGCCTCTTACCCGCTATGTTCCCCTGCAAGGGGCAAGCCGGGGTAATAGCGAGACTGGCGTGATGACCCAGTTCACCATGGAAGATATTGCCCGTATTGGCCTGCTCAAGATGGACTTCCTCGGCCTGGCTAACCTGACGATACTGAAGAAAGCCAGGGAGATTATTCAACAGAATCGTGGCATTGTTATTGACCTGCACAATATCCCGATGGATGATGCCAGGACATTTGAGCTGCTGTCTTCCGGAGAAACAGCCGGGGTCTTTCAACTGGAAGGGGCCGGGATGCGCCGCTATATCAAGGAGCTAAAACCGACTGCCTTCAGTGATATTGCCGCTATGGTGGCGCTGTACCGTCCCGGGCCTATGGAGCATATTCCCACCTTTATCCGGGCCAAGCACGGTCTGGAGCCTATCCGTTATCCCCATCCGGCCCTGGAGAGTATCCTTGAGGAGACCTATGGAGTCATCGTCTACCAGGACCAGGTATTGTTTATCGTGCAGGCTTTCGCCGGATATAGCCTGGGGCAGGCTGATATTTTCCGTAAGGCGATGGGCAAGAAGATCCCCGAGGTAATGAAAAAAGAGAAGCTTAACTTTATTGAAGGGGCTAAGAAGAGGGGTTTTTCTGATGAGATCGCGGCTGAGGTCTTTGCCCTTATCGAGCCGTTTGCCGGTTATGCCTTCAATAAGGCCCACAGCGTCAGCTATGCCCTTATTGCCTATCAGACGGCTTACCTCAAGGCAAACTATCCGGCAGAGTATATTACCGCTTTACTGATGACCCATGCCGACCAGCCGGACAAGGTGGCCAATGCCGTGGCCGAGTGCCGCCGTCTGGGTATTACCGTCTTCCCGCCGGACATCAACCTCAGTCAGGTCACATTTGCTATCGAAAAGAGCGCTGATAATAACCCGGCTATCCGTTTCGGGCTGGCGGCCATTAAGAATGTGGGTCTTGGAGCTATGGAAATGGTTGTCGCTGAGCGTAGCCGTGGAAGTGAGTTCAAATCTGTCGAAGATCTCTGCCGCCGCTGCGACCTGCGCGGGGTAAACAAGAGGGTAATGGAGAGCCTGATTAAGGCCGGAGCCCTGGATTCCCTGGGTGACCGGGGTACCCTGCTCCACAACATCGGCAGTATTTTATCTCTGGGGCAACGGGAACAGCGTTTACGGGAGACCGGACAGTCCACCATGTTTGACCTGTGGGGAGAGACGGTCCCGGTCCCGCTGACTGACCTGGAACTTAAATTCGCCGGGGCAACTGACCGGGAAAAAGCCGACTGGGAGAAAGAACTGTTAGGGGTATCTTTCTCCAGGCAGCCGTTTAGTCCCGGCGGGGAAGATTCAGAGACAACCCTATGCGGCCAGATTACCGCTGAAATGGATGGGGAAGATGTTACGGTGCTGGGCGAAGTGGCATCGGTAGTCCAGCTATTTACCCGTGAGCGCAAACTTTTTATCAAGGCTATGCTGGAGGATATTACAGGTAACGTTGAGGTCATGGTCTGGCCCAGGGTCTACGAGAGCACTGCCGGGTTCTGGCAGGAGGGGAGTGTCCTGCGGGTGCAGGGTAAGATAAGATTGAGAGACGACAGGCTGCAGTTCAGTTGTGATAAAGCAGAACCCTACCAACCGCCCCCCGCTCAGCCCCGGGAAGCCATTACTCCGGAACCAGAGATAGCTCCGGCGGCAATCGAGCCGGTTTCTATCGGTAAGGCTCCATCCCGGAGCCAGCGGCTGGTAATCAGTCTCGTTCAGACCGATAATCAGGATGACGATTTCGTCCGCCTGCAAAGATTGATGGGCAGCCTGAAAGATTTTCCGGGAAGCGATAAGGTCACCCTGTATATCAAAAACGGAGACGAGGTTAATAGCTTGAAATTGCCGAACGCCGGCTACTGTCCTGAACTCCACCAGCGGCTGGAGGAGTTGATTGGCGAGGAAGCAATCAGGGTGGAGACCACCAATTAAACCGGTCAGGCTACGGCCACCTCAGTCTGGAAACATTCTTCCCTTGGTGCTAGAATATACGGAAGAAAGAGTAACTAGCGGGGTGTCCCAGTAGCACCTTAACAATATCTGCCATTGGTTATGTTTGCATTTGGTTGGTTTTGTTTGTTATTGCGAGGAGCACGTTCACTTCGCTCAGTGTAAACTCCGCGACGTGGCAATCTGAGAGGTGAGGTATACCCTTCCCCACACACAGATTGCTTCGCCCTCGGGACTTCGGCGTGAGCTCAGTCGAACGCTGAACTTGGGCTGAAGCCTTCCGACTCTGTCGGAACGGTCTCGCAATGACACCGCTAACCAAAACCGAATAATACCCTGTCATTCCGTACCCTGGCCTGTCGCCAGGACAGGCTTGATACGGAATCCGGGTGGGGTGGTGATACTGGATTCCCGCCTTCGCGGGAATGACAATATGGGTGCAATGGTTGTAAAGTAGTCTCCGAACATTACACTAGTGCTTGCTTGCGTAATTGACTATACGTATTTCCTCGCCCCTTGCGGGAGAGGATTAAGGTGAGGGGGTAACCTAAAGTAACCTAAAATTCACCCTCATCCCTTCGGCTTCGCTCAGGGCAGGCTCTGACCTTCTCCCGTCAAGAGAGAAGGTACTGCTATTGCATAGACATTTACGCCACCAGGTACTAGTAGACTGTAACGCACAATCTTTCACTCAGGAACTCGGGTTGTCATTGCGAGGAGCGAAGCGACGTGGCAATCCCGCCGGATGAGATTGCTTCGCCT
This region includes:
- a CDS encoding DNA polymerase III subunit alpha; translation: MFTHLHVHTEYSLLDGMGRIPGLVARAKEMGMDSLAITDHGVMYGVIQFYLAAREAGIKPIIGCEVYVAPNSRLARESGDKNSNHLILLAKNQTGYRNLLQLTTRAFLDGFYYKPRIDKELLRQHYQGLVGLSACLGGEIPRLILAGRIDEAKQSALWYQHTLEDFYLEIQRHPIAELERVNQSLIAISNELNIPLVATNDVHYVGQKDAPAHDLLLCIGTNSSIYDEKRVKMAGDFFYLKSPQEMAELYRDIPQALENAGHIAGMCDLKLEFGRLHLPEIELPAGKSAYQFLADLCYQQLPRYYPDFSPEIKQRLDYELEVIRETEFAAYFLVVWDIISFARAHDILFGVRGSAAASIVLHCLGITEIDPIEHRLVFERFLNVERKELPDIDLDFEDDRRDEVIAYVSHKYGQDHVAQIITFGTLGARAALRDVGRALGMPYGEVDRVARLIPFGPGMTLAQAQNENSELGNIYRDDAAIRKLIDAARSVEGISRHASTHAAGVVIAKEPLTRYVPLQGASRGNSETGVMTQFTMEDIARIGLLKMDFLGLANLTILKKAREIIQQNRGIVIDLHNIPMDDARTFELLSSGETAGVFQLEGAGMRRYIKELKPTAFSDIAAMVALYRPGPMEHIPTFIRAKHGLEPIRYPHPALESILEETYGVIVYQDQVLFIVQAFAGYSLGQADIFRKAMGKKIPEVMKKEKLNFIEGAKKRGFSDEIAAEVFALIEPFAGYAFNKAHSVSYALIAYQTAYLKANYPAEYITALLMTHADQPDKVANAVAECRRLGITVFPPDINLSQVTFAIEKSADNNPAIRFGLAAIKNVGLGAMEMVVAERSRGSEFKSVEDLCRRCDLRGVNKRVMESLIKAGALDSLGDRGTLLHNIGSILSLGQREQRLRETGQSTMFDLWGETVPVPLTDLELKFAGATDREKADWEKELLGVSFSRQPFSPGGEDSETTLCGQITAEMDGEDVTVLGEVASVVQLFTRERKLFIKAMLEDITGNVEVMVWPRVYESTAGFWQEGSVLRVQGKIRLRDDRLQFSCDKAEPYQPPPAQPREAITPEPEIAPAAIEPVSIGKAPSRSQRLVISLVQTDNQDDDFVRLQRLMGSLKDFPGSDKVTLYIKNGDEVNSLKLPNAGYCPELHQRLEELIGEEAIRVETTN